TGCAACCTTCTTTAATCGTCGGCGAAATCGCGACGCCGCGGTGATTGAACACGCGGTTCCCTTTCGTCGTGTCGATGGTGAGAATCGCGTCCATCTCGGGACTCACTTCGTGTTGATTCATCGTCATCATATCCACAGGTGATCCCATAAAGGCAACCGGCTCGTGCGGAATCGTTGGCGCGTTCGGACAGATGTGCGTCGCCACGAGAACGTCTCCAGGCAACTTGTCGCCTTTTGCTTGCATTTCGATTAACTTCAGTGCACTCGTCAGTGCGGTAATGGCGCCGTCGCCATCCGACACAAGTCCAATTCGCTCAGGCCTCGCGCCAATGCCGCCAAGTCTCCCAATAATCCCAAGCGTCGGCGCGTCGCCGCCCGTTGTCTTGCCGCTGCGGCCGGGAATGCGCACCTGAATGAAATCGGTCCATCCCGATTCTCCCTCCACCGTCTCAACTTCTACTTGCCCCGCGCCTCGACGCAAGAAAAAGTCCCGCACCTGTTCCCCATTGACGTTTGGGTCATCCAACAGTTCATAAATGTCCAATGTTTGCTTCAATGTCACGACACACCGCTCCTCTTCTCAAATCGTTGTAGCAATATTGCGCGTTTCAAACTTGCTTCAGTTACACCGTCTACGCCGTCCCAATTGATGACGCAAACACGTATTTGCAAATCTCCTTGTTGACGACACGTTCAACGACTTTGAACAAGGCTTCGTCATTCATACCCGCGCCGAGCTTGAGATTGGCCCTTGGGACACAGACGACAGTGACATCCAATCCAGGCTGCAACTCTGCCGTTAGCAGTGGCAGCCCCGTGTTCGTATCCATCGTCATGATGAGGTCTGGGAACGTCGCTAGCCGCTCACCGTTTCTCTCCAAGGTCATGTACTCGTTCCAAAACGTCATATCCACGTCGCCGATGGTGACTTCTCCCACATCAAAGCCGCCTTCTGTCCGCAGCGAAACATGCGCTACCTTGCCCGTCGCGATGCGCTCTCCGCCCATGAAGCCCAAGGCGGCGTCCACTACGGCTCGCGCCCCATTCGCCTGCGACCGCAGCATGGCGTGCCCCAACTCGATGGCTTGGGTAATGGCGCCGACGGCCCCATGTTGCATCACATAACTTGCGGTGACAGGGTTCCTCGCGACCGCCACCACACCGCCGGCCTCAACAGACGCGTTCCGAACGAGGGAGGCCGCGCGTTGCAAGGAGGCTTTCACGACGATTTCCACGTACTTATCTAGACGTCCACCGCTTGCCGTTTGAATACTGACGAAGTCCTCCAGTTGGTGGAGGCCGATGGATCCCATCACACCCGTCGGATGTGCGCGCCCATTGCAAGGTGCATCAATGACTGGAATGCCCAGCTTCGCGGCTTGAATCCATCCATTCACCGTAGCCGCAGCGCCGTTTTCGTTCGTAATAACCCCAGCGACTTTGGTTCCTAGTGCCGACTCCATTCGTTCAATGGTCCGCACAAAGTGAGCCGGTTCGACGTATTGGTCTTTGGCAGCCGGCGCACCAACCAGCGCAGCCGTCACAATGACGTCGTCGTCACGGCACTCGGCCGGGCTGATGAGCACAGGCGCGTTCGTCTGCACCGCCTCGTTTGCAAGTGCAAGACCATCCTCCGTCCAGCCACCCCCGCCGCCGCCTAGAAACTTTCCGCCCAACACAGCCGCCTCCACATCACTGGCGGTTAATTGACGCTTCGTCATGGCACACACTCCTATCCATTCAGTCGTTGTAAAGAGGAAGGGAGGAATGCCCAGGTGGCACCCTCCCAAATCGCTTTGTCATGTTCAACGCGAAGCATCGGATGATTGAAGCAGATACTTCTCTTTTTCGTTCGGTACGCCGACCTGTTGATAAAAAGCCGGATACGCTCGCTCGAGCGGAACAAACGGGATATCGTAGCCAAAGTGCTTCGGGCCCCATACCGCGAGTGCCGCTTCACTGCGCATAATTTCCGGTGTCGGAATCCCAATGGCGACGACGCGTTGGCCGTAGCGCAGGCGTTCGTTGGTGATGGCGTGGCCTGTGTCGGGATCGAGTAAGGTGATTAAATCCGGCACACTCGCGACGACTTGCCCATCTACTTTCGCAATGAGATTTTCGTTTTGGAAATCGATCACCATGGTCTTCCCTGCGTCTTCTTCAAAACCCTGTAGACGCGCTTGGCCGATTGCGAAGCCGTCCGAAGTCCGCCGCGAAATATCGACAACTTTGCCTCGAAAAAGCGCAATTCCGTGCCCATAGA
Above is a genomic segment from Alicyclobacillus acidoterrestris containing:
- a CDS encoding DUF1177 domain-containing protein — its product is MTLKQTLDIYELLDDPNVNGEQVRDFFLRRGAGQVEVETVEGESGWTDFIQVRIPGRSGKTTGGDAPTLGIIGRLGGIGARPERIGLVSDGDGAITALTSALKLIEMQAKGDKLPGDVLVATHICPNAPTIPHEPVAFMGSPVDMMTMNQHEVSPEMDAILTIDTTKGNRVFNHRGVAISPTIKEGCILRISDDLVSLLEISSGQLAHTFAVTMQDITPYGNNLYHINSILQPCTATNAPVVGVAITAQSTVPGCATGASHETDIATAARFAIEVAKAYGAGKCSFYDEEEFHRFQALYGSMNHLQTLGKSVNAGI
- a CDS encoding DUF917 domain-containing protein produces the protein MTKRQLTASDVEAAVLGGKFLGGGGGGWTEDGLALANEAVQTNAPVLISPAECRDDDVIVTAALVGAPAAKDQYVEPAHFVRTIERMESALGTKVAGVITNENGAAATVNGWIQAAKLGIPVIDAPCNGRAHPTGVMGSIGLHQLEDFVSIQTASGGRLDKYVEIVVKASLQRAASLVRNASVEAGGVVAVARNPVTASYVMQHGAVGAITQAIELGHAMLRSQANGARAVVDAALGFMGGERIATGKVAHVSLRTEGGFDVGEVTIGDVDMTFWNEYMTLERNGERLATFPDLIMTMDTNTGLPLLTAELQPGLDVTVVCVPRANLKLGAGMNDEALFKVVERVVNKEICKYVFASSIGTA